One Myxocyprinus asiaticus isolate MX2 ecotype Aquarium Trade chromosome 20, UBuf_Myxa_2, whole genome shotgun sequence genomic region harbors:
- the LOC127410648 gene encoding wings apart-like protein homolog, with product MTSRFSKTYTRKGGQASSKFDEVFSNKKATLSTKWGETTYKAQLGVKRPLFKPEVPDLTKQPRFDDDDSSEDPFGFDSDDESKTVTSRGTPQSEVDSDVAGTGNEQSKTAQTEKPSVAMTVTSEGTLGSIPSIERGVLGLSSPAKTILASSHVSGTEGAWNKSSLTVSKPLSQPSSIKTPSSDFPDNWDSPGVDSPPGAGEHSFTQAGNSSDGLKSSEQCPAGPEPVLELVDFEQLPLLKPASDRVYRRPNRNKGPDSFAAGDALSPAVGPTPVVGSTPEPAPVKTTSSGVAGSSEIKPAGRGRVRDYTVLHPSCVSVCNVTFQDSIERSVDEFVSPAPADMGDVGTFRRKTDTQPAKPTRFRPTQSKTKKETKLEFFGFEAQGADGEATVSGSTSYKIKYFGFDDLSESDSDEEEDSAAKQRKKEKKAATASQSASPNSPQISYSQESQQSESSTNTDSQESLDETGSIGSQKERHGKQTDKSKEIGRKIFSGPKKSPSKAVYNARHWNQPEPEEVPPSASSHTVTVPKASVSGGSKDTNSHKDDGVFKAPPPPPKVIKSVTIPTEPYQDIVTALKCRTEHKELYTVVQHVKHFNDVVEFGENQEFTDDFEYLETGLKSTQPLNTRCLSIISLATRCAMPSFRMHLRARGKVAQVFKMLSDAQQHPNLALCTASLMYILSRDRLNMDLDRSCLELMIRLLELEQDDSVADQLTAKEMSKVKEKIRKLCETVHNKHLDLENINTGHLAMETLLSLTSKRAGDWFKEELRLLGGLDHIVDKVKECVENLSKEEDKESLVASLWGAERCLRVLESVTVHNPENQAYLIAYKESQLIVSSARALHYCEQMIQRYSREVSSSSSALPQCSHINVGKAVEDCMRAVIGVLLNLTHDNEWGSTKTGEQDRLILTALDSVLNVPRYLPQEQRFDIRVLGLGLLINLVEYSARNRHGLVEMEVDVSYLTDTQGDMRTENNVKSEGEEGKTTEEQKEDKTEEEDKKEPTTQKSSNALVALVQFFLERERAAVLAEAQTDDLISETPKSQADQSGEWQETSGEIQWVASETNNTNDKKEEEEEELDLNKALQHAGKHMEDSIVASYTALLLGCLCQESPMNVKTVRETLPKGDFSIMTEMLKKFLNFMNLTCSVGTTGQKSITRVIEYLEHC from the exons ATGACGTCCAGATTTAGTAAAACGTACACTCGGAAGGGTGGACAGGCCAGCTCGAAGTTTGATGAGGTGTTTTCCAATAAGAAGGCCACTCTCAGCACCAAATGGGGAGAGACCACCTATAAGGCCCAGCTGGGGGTCAAACGGCCCTTATTCAAACCAGAGGTCCCAGATCTGACCAAACAACCTCGATTTGACGATGACGATAGCTCAGAGGACCCATTTGGATTTGACAGCGATGACGAGTCCAAAACTGTAACGTCCAGAGGTACTCCCCAGTCTGAGGTGGACTCGGATGTTGCTGGGACTGGAAATGAGCAGTCCAAGACAGCACAGACAGAAAAGCCCAGTGTGGCCATGACGGTGACCAGTGAAGGCACCCTGGGGAGCATCCCGAGCATTGAAAGAGGTGTGCTTGGTCTCAGCAGCCCAG CTAAAACGATTCTAGCTTCATCACATGTCTCTGGTACCGAAGGAGCTTGGAACAAATCCAGTCTCACAGTAAGCAAACCTCTCTCACAGCCTTCAAGTATAAAGACCCCCAGCAGCGACTTCCCCGATAACTGGGACTCTCCTGGGGTGGACTCACCTCCAGGGGCTGGGGAGCACAGCTTTACCCAGGCTGGGAACTCCTCTGATGGGCTCAAGAGCTCAGAGCAGTGCCCCGCAGGGCCTGAACCTGTGTTGGAACTTGTTGACTTTGAGCAGCTTCCTCTTCTTAAACCAGCCAGTGATAGAGTGTACCGACGACCCAACCGGAATAAAGGGCCAGATAGTTTTGCAGCCGGTGATGCACTGAGCCCTGCAGTTGGTCCTACACCAGTTGTGGGATCTACACCAGAACCTGCCCCAGTGAAGACCACCAGCTCAGGGGTTGCTGGGAGTTCAGAGATCAAGCCCGCAGGTCGGGGAAGGGTTAGGGACTACACCGTTCTTCACCCATCCTGTGTGTCGGTGTGTAATGTAACCTTCCAGGACTCGATAGAAAGGAGTGTGGATGAGTTTGTGAGCCCAGCTCCTGCCGACATGGGAGATGTAGGAACATTCAGGAGGAAAACGGACACACAACCTGCGAAGCCTACCAG GTTCAGGCCCACCCAGAGTAAAACTAAGAAGGAGACGAAACTGGAGTTTTTTGGCTTTGAGGCTCAGGGCGCAGATGGAGAGGCCACAGTGTCTGGCAGCACCAGCTACAAGATCAAATACTTTGGTTTTGACGATCTGAGCGAGAGTGACAGTGACGAAGAGGAAGACTCTGCAGCTAAACAGAGAAAGAAGGAGAAGAAAGCTGCAACAGCATCCCAGTCAGCCAGCCCGAACAGTCCCCAGATCAGCTATTCTCAGGAGAGTCAACAGAGTGAAAGCAGCACAAATacag ATTCTCAAGAGTCGTTGGATGAGACGGGCTCCATTGGGTCACAGAAAGAGCGGCATGGAAAGCAGACCGACAAGTCAAAGGAGATCGGACGCAAAATCTTCAGTGGGCCTAAAAAA TCTCCTTCTAAAGCTGTGTATAACGCTCGTCACTGGAATCAACCCGAGCCAGAGGAAGTGCCGCCTTCTGCTTCCTCCCACACTGTGACTGTACCT AAGGCCAGTGTGTCAGGTGGCAGTAAAGACACAAATTCCCATAAAGACGATGGCGTGTTTAAAGCTCCACCCCCTCCTCCTAAAGTCATCAAGTCTGTCACGATCCCCACTGAGCCTTATCAGGACATTGTCACTGCTCTCAAATGCAGGACGGAGCACAAGGAG TTGTACACGGTGGTCCAGCATGTGAAGCACTTTAATGATGTGGTGGAGTTTGGGGAGAATCAGGAGTTCACTGATGACTTTGAGTATCTGGAGACGGGCTTGAAGAGCACACAACCCCTCAACACACGCTGCCTTAg TATAATCAGTCTGGCTACACGCTGTGCCATGCCAAGTTTTCGCATGCACCTGAGGGCTAGAGGGAAGGTGGCTCAGGTCTTTAAGATGCTCAGTGATGCCCAACAACACCCG AACTTGGCTCTGTGCACGGCGTCTCTGATGTACATTCTCAGCAGAGACCGGCTGAACATGGATCTGGACCGGTCCTGTCTGGAGCTGATGATCAGGCTGCTGGAACTAGAGCAGGACGACTCCGTAGCAGATCAGCTCACGGCTAAAGAAATGAGCAAAGTTAAAGAGAAGATCCGCAAACTCTGTGAAACAGTCCACAACAAACATTTAGACCTGGAGAATATCAAC acgGGCCATTTAGCAATGGAGACGCTTCTGTCTCTGACGTCAAAGCGAGCAGGAGACTGGTTTAAAGAAGAGCTACGTCTACTGGGGGGACTGGACCACATCGTAGATAAAG TAAAAGAGTGTGTGGAGAACTTGAGTAAAGAGGAGGATAAGGAGAGTCTGGTGGCATCCTTATGGGGAGCAGAGCGCTGTTTACGGGTTTTGGAGAGT GTTACGGTTCACAACCCCGAGAACCAAGCTTATCTGATCGCCTACAAAGAGTCCCAGCTCATTGTGTCTTCGGCAAG ggctcTGCATTATTGTGAACAGATGATACAGCGCTACAGCCGAGAGGTCTCTTCATCTAGCTCCGCCCTCCCGCAGTGTAGTCATATCAATGTGGGTAAGGCTGTGGAGGATTGTATGAGAGCTGTTATTGGAGTTCTGCTCAACCTTACACACGATAATG AGTGGGGCAGCACTAAAACAGGTGAACAGGATAGACTCATACTGACTGCTCTAGACAGCGTTCTGAATGTTCCTCGTTATTTGCCTCAGGAGCAGAGATTTGACATCCGTGTGCTG GGTCTGGGTCTGCTGATAAACCTGGTGGAGTACAGCGCTAGAAACAGACACGGTTTGGTGGAAATGGAGGTGGATGTGAGCTACCTGACGGATACACAGGGAGACATGAGGACAGAGAATAACGTGAAGTCGGAAGGAGAGGAGGGGAAGACAACGGAGGAACAAAAGGAGGATAAAACCGAGGAAGAGGACAAGAAGGAACCCACAACACAAAAGTCGTCAAACGCCCTGGTGGCTCTAGTGCAG TTCTTTCTGGAAAGGGAGCGAGCTGCTGTTCTAGCTGAGGCACAGACTGATGACCTCATCAGCGAGACACCAAAGTCTCAGGCAGACCAGAGCGGAGAGTGGCAGGAAACTTCCGGAGAGATCCAGTGGGTCGCTTCGGAAACTAACAACACAAATGATaagaaagaggaggaggaagaggagcttGATCTTAATAAAG CCTTGCAGCATGCTGGGAAACACATGGAAGACAGCATTGTGGCATCATACACAGCTCTTCTGCTAGGGTGCTTATGTCAGGAGAGTCCG ATGAATGTGAAAACAGTGCGGGAAACCCTTCCTAAGGGAGATTTCTCTATAATGACTGAAATGCTGAAGAAATTCCTTAATTTCATGAACTTGACA TGTTCTGTTGGAACCACAGGACAGAAATCTATCACACGGGTGATCGAATATTTAGAGCACTGTTAG